The following are encoded together in the Citrus sinensis cultivar Valencia sweet orange chromosome 1, DVS_A1.0, whole genome shotgun sequence genome:
- the LOC102618521 gene encoding BURP domain protein RD22 — protein sequence MEFHLLPILAFLSLALVASHADISPELYWKTVLPNSPMPKAVKDLLQPDVLEDKSTSVNVGKGGVNVDAGKGKPGGGTHVNVGGKGVGVNTGKPDKRTSVGVGKGGVSVSTGHKGKPVYVGVSPFNYVYAANENQLHDDPNTALFFLEKDLHPGMKMNLHFTQTSNGATFLSRQAAKSTPFSSDKLPEIFNQFSVKPGSVEAEIMQNTIKECEDPGIKGEQKYCATSLESMIDFSTSKLGKSVQAISTEVKKGTKMQTYTIAAGVKQMAADKSVVCHKQNYPYAVFYCHATQTTRAYMVPLEGADGTKAKAAAVCHTDTSAWNPKHLAFQVLKVKPGTVPICHFLPEDHIVWVPNKKTGE from the exons ATGGAGTTTCACTTGTTGCCCATCCTTGCTTTCCTCAGT CTAGCACTGGTAGCAAGTCATGCTGACATTTCTCCTGAGCTTTACTGGAAAACTGTACTGCCAAATTCCCCGATGCCAAAAGCTGTCAAAGATCTTCTACAGCCAG ATGTGCTGGAAGACAAAAGCACCTCTGTCAACGTAGGGAAGGGTGGTGTCAATGTGGATGCAGGGAAAGGAAAGCCCGGTGGTGGCACCCATGTGAATGTTGGGGGTAAGGGCGTTGGTGTAAACACTGGAAAGCCTGACAAAAGAACCAGTGTTGGTGTTGGCAAAGGAGGAGTATCCGTAAGTACAGGACACAAGGGAAAGCCAGTTTATGTTGGAGTAAGCCCATTCAACTATGTATATGCTGCAAATGAGAACCAACTCCATGATGACCCGAATACAGCTCTTTTCTTCTTGGAAAAGGACTTGCATCCTGGCATGAAGATGAACTTGCACTTCACTCAAACTTCAAATGGAGCAACTTTCTTATCTCGCCAAGCTGCCAAATCAACTCCTTTCTCGTCTGACAAATTGCCTGAGATCTTTAACCAGTTTTCCGTGAAACCTGGATCAGTTGAAGCTGAAATAATGCAGAACACAATCAAAGAGTGTGAAGACCCTGGCATTAAAGGAGAGCAGAAATATTGTGCAACTTCACTGGAGTCAATGATTGACTTCAGCACTTCTAAGCTTGGAAAGAGTGTTCAGGCAATTTCTACGGAGGTAAAAAAAGGAACCAAGATGCAGACATATACAATCGCAGCTGGAGTGAAGCAGATGGCAGCTGACAAATCAGTAGTGTGCCATAAGCAGAACTATCCATATGCTGTATTCTACTGCCATGCAACACAAACCACAAGGGCTTACATGGTTCCCTTGGAAGGTGCTGATGGGACAAAAGCCAAAGCAGCAGCAGTCTGCCACACAGATACATCAGCATGGAACCCCAAGCATTTAGCTTTTCAAGTGCTCAAAGTTAAGCCAGGAACTGTTCCTATATGTCACTTCCTTCCTGAGGATCACATTGTCTGGGTTCCCAATAAGAAGACTGGAGAATAG